In Calditerricola satsumensis, the DNA window CGTCGCGGTGACCGCCTCCGTCCTCAACGTGCGCTCCGGGCCGGGCACCAACTACGCCATCATTAGCCAGGTAAAGCGCAACACCCGCCTGACGGTGCAAAAAAAGCAGGCCGGCTGGCTGCAGGTCCGCCTGCCCAACGGCCGCACCGGATGGGTATCCGCCCAGTACGTGCGCCCGGTCCATCCTACAGCCCCTTCACAAGGGAGCGCCAAACAACCGCCAGCGGGCGGGACATCTGCGACCGCCAAAACCGCCACCGTTACCGCCTCAAGCCTCAACGTCCGCAGCGGACCCGGCACCCAGTACGCCGTGATCCGCTCCATCCCCAAAGGCACGCGGGTCACGGTCCTCGAGCAACTCGGCAGCTGGTGGCGCGTTCAAGCAGGAAACCTGATAGGCTGGGTCGCAAGCGCGTACCTGCGCGTCGAAACGTCGACGTCCATCTTGCCCGCACCATCGCCACCTCCGGCGCCCGCCACGCCGAAGCCACAGCCGATCAGCGCGCCGGGAACAGAACCGCCACCGGCGTCGAACGATCCGCAAGCCATCCTGCGCGGAAAACGCATCATCCTCGACCCCGGTCACGGCGGTCAGGATCCGGGTGCCATCGGCCGCACGTTGGGCACATTGGAAAAAACGGTGAACCTTCAGGTGGCGCACCTCGTAAAGGCGCGCCTGGAAGACCTGGGAGCCGAAGTGTTCATGACGCGAGAAGACGACCGCTACCCCACCTTGGCCGAGCGCGTGGCCTTTGCGCGCAAGGTGCAAGGGGACGTGTTCATCAGCATCCACCACAACTCGGCGCTCGATCAAACCCTGCGCGGAACCATGACGTTTTACGCCAAAGACGGGCCCTCACGCCTGCTGGCCGAGGCGGTGCATGAGGAGCTGGTGCGCGCCATCGGGCTTCGCGACCTTCAGGTCCGCCGCGCCAATTATTACGTCATCGTCAACAATCCGTATCCGGCCATCCTATTGGAGATTGGCTTTTTAAGCCATCCCGACGAAGAGCGCCTCGTGCGCGATCCGGAATTTCAAGCGCGTGCTGCACAGGGCATCGTCCAGGGCCTCATTCGCTATTTTGCCCTGTCTCCGAATTCCCAACCGGACCTTGCCCGTGTCGCCTATTCTTCGACGCCGTAATGAGGAGGAGGGACGGCTCACACAAGGATTGACAAAGCCGGGCGTACAAGTCGGCGAAACGAAAAGGCCCCGTTCTCGCCCGTAGGCGAGAGCGGTGGCCTTATTCTTTTGCGGAGAAAGAGCCCGTCGCCAGTATCTCGCTGGGCTCAGAGACTTTCACCCGATTGACCGCGCCCATGCCAGACGCACACCCCCCTCCGGACCGCTTCCGGAGGGGGGTGTGTTGAAAACCGGACTATCTTTCACGAGCAGGCGATTCCAGGATCAGCGTCACCGGTCCCACATTGGTGAAGGAGACGTCCATCATGGCGCCAAAGCGGCCTGTTTCCACCCGCACGCCGTACGCGCGCAGCCGCTCGTTAAAGTTCTCGTACAGACGCCGCGCCTCCTCCGGCCGCGCCGCGGCCGCAAAGCTGGGCCGGCGCCCCTTCCGGCAATCGCCGTAGAGCGTAAATTGCGACACGGACAAGATCTCCCCGCCCACCTCCAGCAAGGACCGGTTCAGCTTGCCCGCCTCGTCCTCAAAGACGCGCAGGTGGACCACCTTTTCGGCCATCCAGGCCAGGTCGTCTTCCCTATCCCCGTGGGTAAACCCAACCAGCAGCAAGAGACCGTGCGCGATGGCTCCCACCGTTTCGCCGCCGACGGTGACCCGCGCATCGCGCACCCGCTGCACGACAACGCGCATG includes these proteins:
- a CDS encoding N-acetylmuramoyl-L-alanine amidase; the protein is VAVTASVLNVRSGPGTNYAIISQVKRNTRLTVQKKQAGWLQVRLPNGRTGWVSAQYVRPVHPTAPSQGSAKQPPAGGTSATAKTATVTASSLNVRSGPGTQYAVIRSIPKGTRVTVLEQLGSWWRVQAGNLIGWVASAYLRVETSTSILPAPSPPPAPATPKPQPISAPGTEPPPASNDPQAILRGKRIILDPGHGGQDPGAIGRTLGTLEKTVNLQVAHLVKARLEDLGAEVFMTREDDRYPTLAERVAFARKVQGDVFISIHHNSALDQTLRGTMTFYAKDGPSRLLAEAVHEELVRAIGLRDLQVRRANYYVIVNNPYPAILLEIGFLSHPDEERLVRDPEFQARAAQGIVQGLIRYFALSPNSQPDLARVAYSSTP
- the dtd gene encoding D-aminoacyl-tRNA deacylase, giving the protein MRVVVQRVRDARVTVGGETVGAIAHGLLLLVGFTHGDREDDLAWMAEKVVHLRVFEDEAGKLNRSLLEVGGEILSVSQFTLYGDCRKGRRPSFAAAARPEEARRLYENFNERLRAYGVRVETGRFGAMMDVSFTNVGPVTLILESPARER